In Methylobacterium aquaticum, the following are encoded in one genomic region:
- a CDS encoding M16 family metallopeptidase, which yields MTPADAVSRTVAASSSSPTQARPVLSARGIEAWHVPSPVVPLIALAFTFEGGAAQDPEGKAGTAQMLARLLDEGAGPHDSDAFQERLAARAIELSFHAGPDAIGGSLKMLVKHADEAIELLALALAQPRFDQAAIERVRAQMLAGLRYQQNDPGVMASRRFFSEAYPGHPYGRPSSGTIESVSSITRDDLVAMHRRLIARGRVKVAAVGAIDEEALLRALDAAFGALPEGGDLTVVPATRITGLGRRIVVDLDVPQSVLRFGTDGVPWRDPDFIPAYVLNHILGGGAFTSRLFQEVREKRGLAYSVGTSLVSHRAASMTWGYTATKNERVAECLTVIADEIARLTSDGPDDDELQKAKDYLTGSYALGFDTSTKIAHQLVQIAFEGLGIDYISRRNGLIGAVTQADIRRAAARTLGDGKLLVVAAGRPTAM from the coding sequence ATGACCCCGGCCGACGCCGTCTCCCGCACTGTCGCCGCCTCGTCCTCGTCGCCGACCCAGGCGCGCCCCGTCCTCTCGGCCCGCGGCATCGAGGCCTGGCACGTGCCGTCGCCGGTCGTCCCGCTGATCGCGCTGGCCTTCACCTTCGAGGGCGGCGCCGCGCAGGATCCCGAGGGCAAGGCCGGCACCGCCCAGATGCTCGCCCGCCTCCTCGACGAGGGCGCCGGGCCGCACGATTCCGACGCCTTCCAGGAGCGGCTCGCCGCCCGCGCCATCGAGCTGAGCTTCCATGCCGGGCCGGACGCCATCGGCGGCTCGCTCAAGATGCTGGTCAAGCACGCCGACGAGGCGATCGAGCTGCTCGCCCTGGCGCTCGCCCAGCCGCGCTTCGACCAGGCGGCGATCGAGCGGGTGCGGGCCCAGATGCTCGCCGGCCTGCGCTACCAGCAGAACGACCCCGGCGTGATGGCCTCGCGCCGCTTCTTCTCCGAGGCCTATCCGGGACACCCCTACGGCCGGCCCTCGTCGGGCACGATCGAGAGCGTGTCGTCGATCACCCGCGACGACCTCGTGGCGATGCATCGCCGGCTCATCGCCCGCGGCCGGGTCAAGGTGGCTGCCGTCGGCGCGATCGACGAGGAAGCGCTGTTGCGCGCCCTCGATGCCGCCTTCGGCGCCCTGCCGGAGGGCGGCGACCTGACCGTGGTGCCGGCGACCAGGATCACGGGCCTCGGCCGGCGCATCGTCGTCGATCTCGACGTGCCGCAATCGGTCCTGCGCTTCGGCACCGACGGCGTGCCGTGGCGCGATCCCGACTTCATCCCGGCCTACGTGCTCAACCACATTCTGGGCGGCGGCGCCTTCACCTCACGGCTGTTCCAGGAGGTGCGCGAGAAGCGCGGCCTTGCCTATTCCGTGGGCACCTCGCTGGTGAGCCACCGCGCCGCCTCAATGACCTGGGGCTACACCGCGACCAAGAACGAGCGCGTCGCCGAGTGCCTGACGGTGATCGCCGACGAGATCGCCCGCCTGACGAGCGACGGCCCCGACGACGACGAGTTGCAGAAGGCCAAGGACTACCTCACCGGCTCCTACGCGCTCGGCTTCGACACCTCGACCAAGATCGCCCACCAGCTGGTCCAGATCGCCTTCGAGGGTCTCGGCATCGACTACATCTCGCGCCGCAACGGCCTGATCGGCGCGGTGACGCAAGCCGACATCCGCCGCGCGGCGGCCCGGACGCTGGGTGATGGGAAGCTGCTGGTGGTGGCGGCCGGGCGGCCGACGGCGATGTGA
- a CDS encoding cupin domain-containing protein: MSSDQKSSDALSSEGTCRVVRPGSTIVGKQALTYAPAVSAESVGSQGLHMQLVTLPPGARAKAHLHEAHETALHVLSGVAGTWYGPRLEHHLWSRAGDFVYIPAGVPHLPYNASRTETCTAVIARTDPNEQESVVLLPDLDGLRPPEGDVMA; this comes from the coding sequence ATGTCATCTGACCAAAAGTCATCTGATGCCCTCTCGTCGGAGGGCACCTGCCGGGTCGTGCGCCCTGGCTCGACAATCGTCGGCAAGCAGGCGCTGACCTACGCGCCGGCGGTCTCGGCCGAATCGGTCGGATCGCAGGGGCTGCACATGCAGCTCGTCACTCTGCCGCCGGGCGCACGGGCGAAGGCCCACCTGCACGAGGCGCACGAGACGGCGCTCCACGTGCTCTCGGGGGTCGCCGGCACCTGGTACGGTCCCCGGCTGGAGCACCACCTGTGGAGCCGGGCCGGCGATTTCGTCTACATCCCGGCCGGGGTGCCGCACCTGCCCTACAATGCCAGCCGCACCGAGACCTGCACGGCGGTGATCGCCCGCACCGACCCGAACGAGCAGGAGAGCGTGGTGCTGCTGCCGGACCTGGATGGTCTACGGCCGCCGGAGGGGGACGTGATGGCGTAG
- a CDS encoding urease accessory protein UreD: protein MQQSSLPDALRRQRSIGHVALSVARMPGGATRTTDLAESGPLRLRLPRPEHGPGRIAPMEAVLLNSAGGIACGDRFTVEARLGPGSDLVLTTTAAEKIYRSDGPVTRLDVALTLDAQAALAWLPQETILFDGARLARSFSAEIALDARLTLFEALVFGRAAKGEVMRDGALTDSWRLRRAGRLVYADTFRLEADIAETLGKRAVAGGARAMATLLHLGPDAESRLDQVRELIAASGCEALSVEAGASAWNGMLVLRLLGREIGPLRLAAARILEGFRGRPLPRVWQT, encoded by the coding sequence ATGCAGCAATCTTCCCTTCCCGACGCCCTCCGCCGCCAGCGCTCGATCGGACACGTCGCGCTCAGCGTGGCGCGGATGCCGGGCGGCGCCACGCGGACCACCGACCTCGCCGAATCCGGGCCGCTGCGCCTGCGCCTGCCGCGGCCGGAACATGGGCCCGGCAGGATCGCGCCGATGGAGGCCGTCCTGCTCAACAGCGCCGGCGGCATCGCCTGCGGCGACCGGTTCACGGTCGAGGCGCGGCTCGGTCCGGGGTCCGACCTCGTCCTCACCACCACGGCGGCGGAGAAGATCTACCGGTCCGACGGGCCGGTGACGCGGCTCGACGTGGCGCTCACCCTGGACGCGCAGGCCGCCCTGGCCTGGCTGCCGCAGGAGACGATCCTGTTCGACGGCGCCCGCCTCGCCCGGAGCTTCTCCGCCGAGATCGCCCTGGACGCGCGCCTCACCCTGTTCGAGGCCCTGGTCTTCGGCCGCGCCGCGAAGGGCGAGGTGATGCGGGACGGCGCGCTGACCGATTCCTGGCGCCTTCGCCGCGCCGGGCGGCTCGTCTACGCCGACACGTTCCGGCTGGAGGCCGACATCGCCGAGACGCTGGGGAAGCGCGCGGTGGCCGGCGGCGCCCGCGCCATGGCGACCCTGCTGCACCTCGGCCCCGATGCGGAGAGCCGCCTCGACCAGGTTCGCGAGCTGATCGCGGCGTCGGGCTGCGAGGCCCTGTCGGTCGAGGCCGGGGCGAGCGCCTGGAACGGGATGCTGGTGCTGCGCCTGCTCGGCCGGGAGATCGGCCCCCTGCGCCTCGCCGCCGCGCGGATCCTCGAAGGGTTTCGCGGCCGGCCGCTGCCGCGGGTGTGGCAGACGTGA
- a CDS encoding urease subunit gamma, with protein MLLTLREKDKLLVAMAAMVARNRLSRGVKLNHPEAVALITDFVVEGARDGRTVAELMRLGAQVLTADQVMEGVPEMIHDIQVEATFPDGTKLVTVHHPIRGTPAADVPGEVTTPDGEIVFNEGAPRTVIEVANTGDRPIQVGSHYHFFEVNPALRFDRDKARGQRLDIAPGTAVRFEPGSTREVVLIPMGGGRAVYGFRGDVMGAL; from the coding sequence GTGCTGCTGACCCTCCGCGAGAAGGACAAGCTCCTCGTCGCCATGGCGGCCATGGTGGCCCGCAACCGCCTGTCCCGGGGCGTGAAGCTCAACCACCCCGAGGCGGTGGCGCTGATCACCGATTTCGTGGTCGAGGGCGCCCGCGACGGCCGCACCGTGGCCGAGCTGATGCGGCTCGGCGCCCAGGTCCTCACCGCCGACCAGGTGATGGAGGGCGTGCCCGAGATGATCCACGACATCCAGGTCGAGGCCACCTTCCCGGACGGCACCAAGCTCGTCACCGTCCACCACCCGATCCGCGGCACCCCCGCCGCCGACGTGCCGGGCGAGGTGACGACGCCGGACGGCGAGATCGTGTTCAACGAAGGCGCGCCCCGCACGGTGATCGAGGTCGCCAATACCGGCGACCGGCCGATCCAGGTCGGCTCGCATTACCACTTCTTCGAGGTCAACCCGGCGCTCCGCTTCGACCGCGACAAGGCCCGCGGCCAGCGCCTCGACATCGCACCCGGCACGGCCGTGCGCTTCGAGCCGGGCTCGACCCGGGAGGTGGTGCTGATCCCGATGGGCGGCGGGCGCGCGGTGTACGGGTTCCGGGGCGACGTGATGGGGGCGCTGTGA
- a CDS encoding HD domain-containing protein, translating into MSPYDKVLREHVALVARAADFAARRHADQRRKGAAREPYVNHLAEVAALLADTADAPNAWLVAAGWLHDSIEDTGTTHEELTVLFGPVVADLVTEVTDDKSLPKAERKRLQVERGPHKSPDAKAIKIADKISNLRSLASSPPDDWDRTRLLDYVAWAERVVAGCRGTNAALESIFDQSADAARRAV; encoded by the coding sequence GTGAGCCCCTACGATAAGGTTCTTCGCGAGCACGTCGCGCTCGTCGCGCGGGCGGCCGATTTCGCGGCCCGCCGGCACGCGGACCAGCGCCGCAAGGGTGCCGCGCGGGAGCCTTACGTGAACCACCTCGCGGAGGTCGCCGCGCTCCTCGCCGACACTGCGGACGCGCCGAATGCCTGGCTGGTCGCCGCCGGCTGGCTCCACGACTCGATCGAGGATACCGGCACGACCCACGAGGAACTCACGGTCCTCTTCGGACCCGTCGTCGCCGACCTCGTAACCGAGGTCACCGACGACAAGTCGCTGCCCAAGGCGGAGCGCAAGCGCCTTCAGGTCGAGCGGGGGCCACACAAGTCGCCCGATGCCAAGGCGATCAAGATCGCCGACAAGATCAGCAACCTGCGCTCCCTCGCGTCGAGTCCGCCCGACGACTGGGATCGCACACGGCTCCTCGATTACGTCGCCTGGGCCGAACGCGTCGTGGCCGGGTGCCGCGGCACAAATGCGGCCCTCGAATCCATCTTCGATCAATCCGCCGATGCGGCGCGGAGAGCGGTCTGA
- the ureC gene encoding urease subunit alpha — MSNTPKAASLPRAAYAAMFGPTKGDRIRLADTALVIEVEQDHTRYGEEVKFGGGKVIRDGMGQSQASNAGGAVDTVITNAVVLDHWGIVKCDVGLKAGRIAALGKAGNPDIQDGVTIVVGPGTEVIAGEGKILTAGGFDSHIHFICPQQIDEALNSGITTMLGGGTGPAHGTFATTCTPGPWHIARMIEAADAFPMNLAFAGKGNASKPDSLVEMIRAGACALKLHEDWGTTPAAIDCCLSVADAHDIQVMIHTDTLNESGFVEDTIAAFKGRTIHAFHTEGAGGGHAPDIIKVAGLPNVLPSSTNPTRPFTRNTIDEHLDMLMVCHHLDPSIPEDLAFAESRIRKETIAAEDILHDIGALSMMSSDSQAMGRVGEVIIRTWQTADKMKRQRGALPGDSSGNDNARAKRYVAKYTINPAIAHGISRHIGSVEVGKLADLVLWSPAFFGVKPDLIVKGGAIAAAPMGDPNASIPTPQPVHYRPMFGAFGRVPASTALTFVSKAAIEAGLREQLGVMKQMVAVENVRGGISKKSMIHNDATPVIEVDPETYDVRADGELLVCEPAEVLPMAQRYFLF, encoded by the coding sequence ATGTCCAACACCCCGAAAGCCGCCAGCCTCCCCCGCGCCGCCTACGCGGCGATGTTCGGGCCGACCAAGGGCGACCGCATCCGCCTCGCCGACACCGCCCTCGTCATCGAGGTCGAGCAGGACCACACCCGCTACGGCGAGGAGGTGAAGTTCGGCGGCGGCAAGGTGATCCGCGACGGGATGGGGCAGAGCCAGGCGAGCAATGCCGGCGGTGCCGTCGACACCGTTATCACCAACGCGGTGGTGCTGGATCATTGGGGCATCGTGAAATGCGATGTCGGCCTCAAGGCCGGGCGCATCGCGGCTTTGGGCAAGGCCGGCAACCCGGACATCCAGGACGGCGTCACCATCGTGGTCGGGCCGGGCACCGAGGTCATCGCCGGCGAGGGCAAGATCCTCACCGCCGGCGGGTTCGACAGCCACATCCACTTCATCTGCCCGCAGCAGATCGACGAGGCGCTGAATTCCGGCATCACCACGATGCTCGGCGGCGGCACGGGCCCGGCCCACGGCACCTTCGCCACCACCTGCACGCCGGGCCCCTGGCACATCGCCCGGATGATCGAGGCGGCCGACGCCTTCCCGATGAACCTGGCGTTCGCCGGCAAGGGCAACGCCTCGAAGCCCGACAGCTTGGTCGAGATGATCCGGGCCGGCGCCTGCGCGCTGAAATTGCACGAGGATTGGGGCACCACGCCGGCGGCGATCGATTGCTGCCTGTCGGTGGCGGACGCCCACGACATCCAGGTGATGATCCACACCGACACGCTCAACGAATCGGGCTTCGTCGAGGACACGATCGCGGCCTTCAAGGGCCGCACCATCCACGCCTTCCACACGGAAGGAGCGGGCGGCGGCCACGCGCCGGACATCATCAAGGTGGCGGGGCTGCCGAACGTGCTGCCCTCCTCCACCAACCCGACGCGGCCGTTCACCCGCAACACCATCGACGAACATCTCGACATGCTGATGGTGTGCCACCACCTCGACCCGTCGATTCCGGAAGACCTCGCCTTCGCCGAGAGCCGGATCCGCAAGGAGACGATCGCCGCCGAGGACATCCTGCACGACATCGGCGCGCTCTCGATGATGTCGTCGGACAGCCAGGCGATGGGCCGGGTCGGCGAGGTGATCATCCGCACCTGGCAGACCGCCGACAAGATGAAGCGCCAGCGCGGCGCGCTCCCGGGCGATTCGTCCGGCAACGACAATGCCCGCGCCAAGCGCTACGTCGCCAAGTACACGATCAATCCCGCCATCGCCCACGGCATCTCGCGCCATATCGGCTCGGTGGAGGTCGGCAAGCTCGCCGACCTCGTACTGTGGTCGCCCGCCTTCTTCGGGGTGAAGCCGGACCTGATCGTCAAGGGCGGCGCCATCGCGGCGGCCCCGATGGGCGATCCCAACGCCTCGATCCCGACGCCGCAGCCGGTGCATTACCGGCCGATGTTCGGCGCCTTCGGCCGGGTACCGGCCTCGACGGCGCTCACCTTCGTGTCGAAGGCCGCGATCGAGGCAGGTCTGCGCGAGCAGCTCGGCGTGATGAAGCAGATGGTCGCGGTCGAGAACGTGCGCGGCGGCATCTCGAAGAAGAGCATGATCCACAACGACGCCACCCCGGTGATCGAGGTCGATCCCGAGACCTACGACGTGCGCGCCGACGGCGAATTGCTGGTCTGCGAGCCCGCCGAGGTGCTGCCGATGGCGCAGCGCTACTTTCTGTTCTGA
- a CDS encoding urease accessory protein UreE, with the protein MIRATRVIRRDALGSGEIVDRIVLDSGDRHRRRMAMRGVGGLTFLLDLPEPVVLDDGDALRLEDGRLIWVEAAPERLLEIRAPTDHALKRLIWHIGNRHIPAEIGPDALWIAHDHVLAAMVEGLGGSATPVERPFRPEGGAYAGGHSHDHGHGHHHHDHGHDHSHG; encoded by the coding sequence ATGATCCGCGCCACCCGCGTCATCCGCCGCGACGCCCTCGGCTCCGGCGAGATCGTCGACCGCATCGTGCTCGATTCCGGCGACCGCCACCGCCGCCGCATGGCGATGCGGGGGGTCGGCGGCCTTACCTTCCTGCTCGATCTGCCGGAGCCCGTGGTGCTCGACGACGGCGACGCGCTGAGGCTCGAGGATGGCCGGCTCATCTGGGTCGAGGCGGCGCCCGAGCGCCTGCTGGAGATCCGGGCGCCGACCGACCACGCCCTCAAGCGGCTGATCTGGCACATCGGCAACCGGCACATCCCGGCCGAGATCGGCCCGGACGCGCTCTGGATCGCCCACGACCACGTGCTCGCGGCCATGGTCGAGGGGTTGGGCGGCAGCGCGACCCCGGTGGAACGGCCGTTCCGGCCCGAGGGCGGGGCCTATGCGGGCGGGCATTCTCACGACCACGGTCACGGGCACCATCACCATGACCATGGGCACGACCATTCCCATGGCTGA
- a CDS encoding urease accessory protein UreF, with translation MTMGTTIPMAERVPDALMLLAWLSPGYPVGAYAYSHGLEWAVEAGDVRDEASLRDWLADVLEHGAGRSDAILAAHAHRAAAAGDSEKLAAVNDLALAFSPSRELHLETSQQGRSFLDATRAAWDVPRLAGLAPHLDGPVAYPVAVGAAAGAHGLECGTVLAAYLAAFLQNLVSASLRLAPVGQTAGTRVVAALMPRAAALARAVQDLPLDEAGTATIRLDLGSFRHETQYTRIFRS, from the coding sequence ATGACCATGGGCACGACCATTCCCATGGCTGAACGGGTTCCGGACGCCCTGATGCTGCTCGCCTGGCTCTCCCCGGGCTATCCGGTGGGGGCCTACGCCTATTCGCACGGCCTCGAATGGGCGGTGGAGGCCGGCGACGTGCGCGACGAGGCGAGCTTGCGGGACTGGCTCGCCGACGTGCTGGAGCACGGGGCCGGCCGCAGCGACGCGATCCTGGCCGCCCACGCCCACCGGGCCGCGGCGGCGGGGGATTCCGAAAAGCTGGCGGCGGTCAACGACCTCGCCCTGGCGTTCAGCCCCTCGCGGGAGCTGCACCTCGAGACCAGTCAGCAGGGCCGCTCCTTCCTCGACGCGACCCGCGCCGCCTGGGACGTGCCGCGCCTCGCGGGTCTCGCCCCGCATCTCGACGGGCCGGTGGCCTACCCGGTGGCCGTCGGCGCCGCCGCAGGTGCGCATGGGCTCGAATGCGGCACGGTGCTGGCGGCCTATCTGGCGGCTTTCCTGCAGAACCTCGTCTCGGCATCCTTGCGCCTCGCCCCCGTCGGCCAGACCGCCGGCACGCGGGTGGTCGCCGCCCTGATGCCCCGGGCCGCAGCGTTGGCGCGGGCGGTGCAGGATCTGCCCCTCGACGAGGCCGGGACCGCGACGATACGGCTCGATCTCGGCTCGTTCCGGCACGAGACGCAATATACGCGGATCTTCCGGTCGTGA
- a CDS encoding BrnT family toxin — protein MRFEWDSAKARSNIVKHGVSFDAAMAVWDDPLHVIVQIASRRASSAGTRSGWWERWQFSSWFTRIRIRMTIVSSASSEPGARPAMKGGAMSRTALSAEELERLAALAARPDHEIDTDDIPEAPAENWREARRGLGHSPMERAMTIPIDGDVVSWFKRHASDVGYQAEINRVLRRYVDEAVKRSA, from the coding sequence GTGCGGTTCGAATGGGATTCCGCCAAGGCTCGCAGCAACATCGTCAAGCACGGCGTGTCCTTCGACGCTGCGATGGCGGTTTGGGACGACCCGCTCCACGTCATCGTGCAGATCGCATCGAGGCGGGCGAGCAGCGCTGGCACGCGCTCGGGATGGTGGGAGCGGTGGCAATTCTCGTCGTGGTTCACACGTATCCGGATCCGGATGACGATTGTATCATCCGCATCATCGGAGCCCGGCGCGCGACCAGCCATGAAAGGAGGCGCTATGAGCAGGACGGCGCTGAGCGCGGAGGAACTGGAGCGGTTGGCAGCCCTCGCGGCCCGGCCGGATCATGAGATCGACACCGACGATATCCCCGAGGCGCCCGCCGAGAATTGGCGTGAGGCGCGCCGGGGTTTGGGCCACTCTCCCATGGAACGAGCAATGACGATCCCTATCGATGGCGATGTCGTGTCGTGGTTCAAGCGGCACGCCTCTGACGTCGGGTATCAGGCCGAAATCAATCGCGTGCTGCGCCGCTACGTCGACGAGGCCGTGAAACGCTCCGCTTGA
- a CDS encoding 2Fe-2S iron-sulfur cluster-binding protein, with translation MDTSDSAPRLTRRSVLESGVAAAAVLGFAGRVQAAPSPAPHAPPALAAEAATPRLPVTLQVNGEARPLDLDPRTTLLDALRERIGLTGSKKGCDHGQCGACTVLVNGRRINACLTLAVMHEGDEIRTIEGLAEGDRLHPLQAAFVKHDGFQCGYCTPGQICSAAGMLSEAKAGWPSTVTQDLTAPVSLSDAEIRERMSGNICRCAAYPNIVAAIRDAGGAPTRL, from the coding sequence ATGGACACATCCGATTCCGCGCCGCGCCTGACGCGCCGGAGCGTTCTGGAGAGCGGCGTCGCCGCGGCGGCCGTGCTGGGCTTTGCCGGCCGGGTCCAGGCCGCGCCCTCGCCGGCCCCGCACGCGCCACCGGCCCTCGCCGCCGAGGCGGCGACGCCCCGCCTGCCCGTGACCCTCCAGGTCAACGGCGAGGCCCGGCCCCTCGATCTCGATCCGCGCACCACGCTCCTCGATGCGCTCCGCGAGCGCATCGGCCTCACCGGCTCGAAGAAGGGCTGCGACCACGGCCAGTGCGGCGCCTGCACGGTGCTGGTGAACGGCCGACGGATCAATGCCTGCCTGACGCTCGCCGTGATGCACGAGGGCGACGAGATCCGGACCATCGAGGGCCTGGCCGAGGGCGACCGCCTGCACCCGCTCCAGGCCGCCTTCGTCAAGCATGACGGTTTCCAGTGCGGCTACTGCACGCCGGGCCAGATCTGCTCGGCCGCCGGGATGCTCAGCGAGGCCAAGGCCGGCTGGCCCAGCACCGTGACGCAGGACCTCACCGCCCCGGTATCCTTGAGCGACGCGGAAATCCGCGAGCGGATGAGCGGCAACATCTGCCGCTGCGCCGCCTATCCGAACATTGTCGCGGCGATCCGGGATGCCGGCGGCGCCCCGACCCGGCTCTGA
- a CDS encoding FAD binding domain-containing protein, protein MKAFTYERPASVAEAAKAVAGQPNARFIAGGTNLLDLMKLQIETPTHLVDVNRLPLDRIEATQDGGLRIGAMVRNSDLAADERVRRDYGVLSRALLAGASGQLRNKATTAGNLLQRTRCPYFYDTATPCNKRQPGSGCSAIGGFNRILAVVGTSDQCIATHPSDMAVAMRTLDATVETVTPDGTERKRPIADLHRLPGDTPEIETTLSPGEIITAVTLPAPVKGRHVYRKVRDRASYAFALVSVAAVIEADGNTIRSARLAFGGLAPKPWRVAEAEAALVGEGVGAAGEAALKGARGYGANDFKIPLAKRTLAAAVADAMRA, encoded by the coding sequence ATGAAGGCTTTCACCTACGAGCGCCCCGCCAGCGTGGCGGAGGCCGCCAAGGCCGTCGCCGGGCAGCCGAATGCCCGCTTCATCGCCGGGGGCACCAACCTCCTCGACCTGATGAAGCTCCAGATCGAGACGCCGACCCACCTCGTCGACGTCAACCGCCTGCCGCTCGACCGGATCGAGGCGACCCAGGATGGCGGCCTGCGCATCGGCGCGATGGTGCGCAATTCCGATCTCGCCGCCGACGAGCGGGTCCGGCGCGATTACGGCGTGCTCTCGCGGGCATTGCTGGCCGGGGCCTCGGGCCAGTTGCGCAACAAGGCGACCACCGCCGGCAACCTGCTCCAGCGCACCCGCTGCCCGTATTTCTACGACACCGCGACGCCGTGCAACAAGCGCCAGCCGGGTTCGGGCTGCTCGGCGATCGGAGGGTTCAACCGCATCCTGGCGGTGGTCGGTACCTCCGACCAGTGCATCGCCACCCACCCGTCCGACATGGCGGTCGCCATGCGGACGCTCGACGCCACGGTCGAGACCGTGACGCCGGACGGCACCGAGCGGAAGCGTCCGATCGCCGATCTGCACCGCCTGCCCGGCGACACGCCGGAGATCGAGACCACCTTGAGCCCCGGCGAGATCATCACCGCCGTGACCCTGCCGGCGCCGGTGAAGGGCCGCCACGTCTACCGCAAGGTCCGCGACCGGGCGTCCTACGCCTTCGCCCTGGTCTCGGTCGCGGCGGTGATCGAGGCCGACGGAAACACGATCCGCTCGGCCCGCCTCGCCTTCGGCGGCCTCGCCCCCAAGCCCTGGCGGGTGGCGGAAGCCGAAGCCGCCCTGGTCGGCGAGGGCGTCGGTGCCGCCGGCGAGGCGGCCCTGAAGGGCGCCCGCGGCTACGGCGCCAACGACTTCAAGATCCCGCTCGCCAAGCGCACCCTCGCGGCCGCGGTCGCGGACGCGATGCGCGCTTGA